In Prochlorococcus marinus XMU1404, the sequence CGGTTCAATATGGGGGGTTTTGTTTTTTAGTGAAATAATTAACATAAAATTTATATTGGGAGCCTCACTAGTTTTATTAGGAACTATTATTTCTACTACCAAAATCATCAAAAAGGCATAGAATATTATAAGAGTAAAAAAAACGTTGAAATTTTTCTATTTAGCTTTTATTTTTTGTTTTTCTCCTATTCTTCAAGTTAATGCAACAACTCCAAAGTCAGTAACTTGTACAAGAACTGAATATAGAGAGGAATATATACCTGGCACAAAATCAAACCCAGGCTACGTAAAAAGTTATGAGGTTGATGTAGTAATTCCCTGTGGTGGTGAACGACAAGCTGAAAAAATTGATGACAATGACTGTAGTGAAGGTTCAGTTATTGGCGGCATTCTTGGTGCTGGAATAGCCCTATCCTCCTCTAGAGGGAAAGATCGATTTTGGGCAGTGCCTGCAGGTGGGACGGCAGGAGCGTTAATTGGTTGTCAGGTGGATGGTGGTTAATTGATTAGTTGGATAAGTGGAGATCTGATTGAGTCATGGGAAACCAATCAAAAATTTTTTGTTTTAATAAATTGTCAAGGATTAGGATATGAACTTCAAATACTAGAATCATTTTTTTTCAAACTAAAAACAAATCAGATTTCTAATAAAAACATTACTTTTTGGATAAAACACATAAAAAGAGAAGATTCTGATTTGTTTTTTGGATTTATATCTAAAGATCAAAAGAATTTTTTTATAGAAATAATAAATATTAGAGGTATTGGATCTCAAATAGCTATGTCTCTATTAAATAAATTATCCATCAGTGAAGTTATCAATGCCATTAATACAGAAAACAAAAAATTAATTTGTTCAGTTCCAGGTATAGGTCAAAAAATGGCTGAAAGGTTAATTCTAGAATTAAAAGGTAAATTTAATAATGAATTGAAAATTAATGAAAAATCTTACAAAGATGAAATTCCAATTAGGAATAATAAACTAGATAAAATGTTCGAGGACCTTAATTTAACACTTCAGTCTCTAAACTATACCAAGAAGGAAATTAAAAGTATTTTGCCAATTATAAAAAAAGATAAAGAAGTACTTACTAATGAAGAAAAAAATATATCATTTGAATCTTTATTAAAGTTGGCAATGAATCATTTAGAAAACGATAGTGGTAATATAGTCAGATAACGTAGTAATATAGTTAAAAGTTAAACAATTTTATGTCATTAGATACTGCTGAAAAACAGGAGCTTATTAAAAGCCACCAAGTTCACGCTACTGATACGGGATCAGCAGAAGTTCAAATTGCAATGCTTTCAAAAAGAATTTCGAAATTAAGTGACCATCTTCAAGGCAACATTCATGATTTTGCTTCAAGGCAAGGATTATTAAAAATGATTGGGAAAAGGAAAAGATTACTATCTTACATAAAAGATAAAAACATCCAAAAATATCAAGACTTAGTCCAAAAAATAGGAATCAGAGGATGATTTCTATCTATGAAAAAAAAACAATCAAAAAAAAAGATACTTAATAAAAAGAAAAAAATAATATCTGAAAAAACAGCTTTTTCTAATATAGAAAACAAATCTAAAACTGTAATTAAACCAAAGCCTTCAACAAGCGGGATACCAAAATATGTAGCTGATAGAATGGCTAGAAGAATTTTTTTTACTGCAGGAATACCGACAATAATGGGCATGTCAGTATTTATTGTTAGTTATTTTATCGTTACAAGAAATATTGCCGAAATACCTCCTTCATCAACTATTGCAATTTCAGCATTGTTTTTCTTATTAGGTCTTGCAGGCTTGAGTTTTGGAATACTATCAGCAAGTTGGGATAAGGAGCCAGGCTCTTTTTTCGGTATCGAAAATATTCCAATGAACATAGAACGAGCTAAAGCGGCATTTAAGCCTGCAACTCAAAATTATGAGGAGAAAAATTAATCTAGGAAACTAAAGATTTTAAGTTAACTTGGAAAGATTTATCCTCTAATAATTTGAATGCTCCTTGTATATCTCCAATACAAAATTGTTCCCCAAATTTGACGTAGGTAACACTATTTTTATTCCTTACTGCTGCTATAACTGGAATCTTGATTCCACATCTACCTTTATCTGGCTTAAATTTAATTAAACAGTCTCTTAAAGTATTTTGCACTCTTACATCTGAGGCTTGAGAACTTTCAAGATTAATAATAAGCAATTTAAGGTTATCTAT encodes:
- a CDS encoding glycine zipper 2TM domain-containing protein; the protein is MKFFYLAFIFCFSPILQVNATTPKSVTCTRTEYREEYIPGTKSNPGYVKSYEVDVVIPCGGERQAEKIDDNDCSEGSVIGGILGAGIALSSSRGKDRFWAVPAGGTAGALIGCQVDGG
- the ruvA gene encoding Holliday junction branch migration protein RuvA; this encodes MISWISGDLIESWETNQKFFVLINCQGLGYELQILESFFFKLKTNQISNKNITFWIKHIKREDSDLFFGFISKDQKNFFIEIINIRGIGSQIAMSLLNKLSISEVINAINTENKKLICSVPGIGQKMAERLILELKGKFNNELKINEKSYKDEIPIRNNKLDKMFEDLNLTLQSLNYTKKEIKSILPIIKKDKEVLTNEEKNISFESLLKLAMNHLENDSGNIVR
- the rpsO gene encoding 30S ribosomal protein S15, whose amino-acid sequence is MSLDTAEKQELIKSHQVHATDTGSAEVQIAMLSKRISKLSDHLQGNIHDFASRQGLLKMIGKRKRLLSYIKDKNIQKYQDLVQKIGIRG
- a CDS encoding PAM68 family protein, translated to MKKKQSKKKILNKKKKIISEKTAFSNIENKSKTVIKPKPSTSGIPKYVADRMARRIFFTAGIPTIMGMSVFIVSYFIVTRNIAEIPPSSTIAISALFFLLGLAGLSFGILSASWDKEPGSFFGIENIPMNIERAKAAFKPATQNYEEKN